ACCGTTACGTCTCCTGCATAAATCTTTTCAACCGAGCCTGAGGCTGATTTCAGGACAAGCGCGCCGTCTTCATTAATGCCCTCCGCAATCCCTGATTTAACACCATCAGGGGCGATAATATCCACCCTGTTTCCGACAGTTGAGCTTAATCTCACACATTCATCAATCAGTATTTTTTTGCCGTCATTTAAAAGCGCCTTATACCAATGCTCCATCCTGCTCAGTATATGACTTAAAAGTTTAATCCTGTCAACAGGTTCGCCCTTTTCCTTCATCAGGGAAGTGGCAAGGGATCTTATTTCTTCAGGCAGCATATTCATGGAAAGATTGACGTTAAGCCCTGTGCCGACTGCCGCAAAAATTAATCCGTTTGCATTTGTTTTAGTCTCAGCAAGTATGCCGCCTGCCTTTTTATCTCTGATAAGGATGTCATTGGGCCATTTTATGCCGGCATATAATCCGGTATATTCTCTTATGGCAGACACCGCTGAAACGGCAGCCATCAGGGTAAGAAGCGCGGCATCTTTTGAATGCAGCGGAGGCTTGAGCACCACGGTAAAATAAAGATTTACGCCGGGCGGTGAGACCCAGCTTCTGTTAAACCTCCCCCTTCCGCGCTCCTGCGAATCCGCAAAAATAACTATTCCTTCAGGATTATCTTTCGCCTGTATAAGCCGGAGCGCCTCGTCATTGGTTGACGCTGCCGATTGAAAAAAAATAAGCTCCTTGCCTATAATTTCACCCCTGAAAATATTTTTTATTTCAGAATAGTTCATTTTTCCCTAACCTGTCATTCCCGTGAAAACGGGAATCCAGTTTTATCAACATATTTCTGGATTCCTGCTTTCGCAGGAATGACGGCAAATGTAACATTATTAATTGCGTTAATATTAGCGGTTAGCAGTTAGCAAAAAACTAACAGCTAATTGCTATCAGCTAACTGCCGCCTTTCCTGTCCATTTGCATTCGTCATAAAGCCTGCACACCCCGCAGTCAGGCTTTCTGGCATTACAGGTCTGTCTTCCGTGCAGTATCAGGGCCAGATTAAATGCAGTCAGCTTATCATGAGGAAGCTGTCTTACCAATTCTTCCTCAACCCTGTCAGGATTATCCGAATGGGCAATGCCGAGCCTGTTTGAGACCCGTAATACATGCGTATCCACTGCAATAGTCTGCCTTCCAAAGACGCCTCCCAAAACGACATTGGCAGTTTTCCTTCCAACGCCTGGAAGCGTTATCAGTTCTTCCATGGTTGAGGGAACCTTGCCGCTAAAGTCTTTTATAATTTTTTTGCAGCACTCAATAATCATCTTTGCCTTGTTTTTATAAAACCCCGCGGGCTTTATTTCCTGCTCAAATATTTTTAAATCAGCCTTTGCGTAATCAGCCGCTGTCTTATATTTTTTAAAAAGTGTCTTTGTAATCTCATTTACCCGTACATCAGTGCACTGTGCAGAAAGAATCGTAGCGACAAGCAAATCAAGCGGATTGGAAAAATTAAGCGCAATTCCGGGCGCTGGATATTTTTTAAATAAAAGCCCGGCAATTTTTCCGGCATCAGCCATTTCTATAAATAGTTCAAAAAAGACAAAGGCGTTCAAAATAGTTCAAGTTGTTCAAATAAATTGAACGGTTTGAACAATCTTAAACAATGTTAAACAATATTTATTATTCCTCCTTCAGTATTTCCACCTCAATCTTTCCCTTAAGCCCCTCTGCAAATTGCCTTGCGTCATCCTTTGTCCCCACGATTGATGCATAGTGCATTGGTATTGCAAGCTTTGGCTTGATGTCAAGCGCCGCCTTAACAGCCTCATCTGCTGTCATGACATAAGTCCCCGATACGGGCAGAAGTGCAATATCTGCTTTAAAAGTCTTCATTTCCGGAATGTAGTCTGTATCGCCTGCCAGGTAAATCCGCTGTCCTTTTACTGAAAAAATGTATCCGACCCACCCCTTGTCCTTTGTGTGATACTGCTTGTTGGTGTTGTAAGCAGGCACTGCCTCTATTTCAATCCCTGCGATTGTAATCTTGTCCCCGGGTTTTACTGTCTTTATATTTCCGGAGAGTTTCTTTGCGCAGTCGGAAGTTGTAATAATGGCTGTATTTGGTCCCTGAAGTTTTATTACATCCTCCGGAGAGCAGTGGTCATAGTGCTCATGGGTTATGAGGATTATGTCAGCGGTGTCTTTTTTCTTGATTTTAAACGGGTCTGTGTAGATTAACTTTTCGCCGGTAATTTTAAATGTGTCATGTCCGAGCCAGTGTATATCTTTTGCCATTGCCGAAACCTCCTTTACTTCCGCATTGACTGCAAAAGGCGTAATAAATGCCAATATCAGAATAGAAAAGAAGAAAATAGATTTTTGCATTTTACCCCCTTATAAAAACATCTTTAAAATCTGTGTTAATCTGTGTAATCTGTGGTTAAATTCTTTCTAACTTTTGATATTTTAATAGTTTTAAAAATTATATCATAAAAAGGCATTGCGCGCTAAGGAAAAATTTTAGACAGAATACTCTGAATTTTATTAAAAATCAAGCTGTTAGATATTTTTTCGGAGTTTTTACTGCTGACTTTAAAGCCTCTGCTTCAGGGATGCCGAGATTTTTTAAATTTCTTACTGCATCTGCAAGGCTGATAGAACTTCCAGCGAGCACACCATTTTTTGTATATATAGCGCCTTTTTTATCTTTGGCGCCTTTTATTGAATCTGAGACAAGGAGAATCCTGTCATGCGGTTTTATCTTAAAAATAAACCTTAACACATCCGGGCTCAGATGAATTCCGTCGGCAATGACTTCTATGTAAATCTCTTCATCCAGAAGACCGAATCCCGCAAGCCCGGGCTCCCTGTGATGAAATTGCCGCATTGCATTAAAGATATGGCTTATGCTGCGGGCGCCCGCCTTTTTCCCGTCCAGAGCCTGTTTGTAAGTTGCATCAGAATGTCCCATGTTTACCCTTATCCCCATAGATGCGCATTTTTTAA
This genomic window from Nitrospirota bacterium contains:
- a CDS encoding biotin--[acetyl-CoA-carboxylase] ligase, which gives rise to MNYSEIKNIFRGEIIGKELIFFQSAASTNDEALRLIQAKDNPEGIVIFADSQERGRGRFNRSWVSPPGVNLYFTVVLKPPLHSKDAALLTLMAAVSAVSAIREYTGLYAGIKWPNDILIRDKKAGGILAETKTNANGLIFAAVGTGLNVNLSMNMLPEEIRSLATSLMKEKGEPVDRIKLLSHILSRMEHWYKALLNDGKKILIDECVRLSSTVGNRVDIIAPDGVKSGIAEGINEDGALVLKSASGSVEKIYAGDVTV
- the nth gene encoding endonuclease III; this translates as MADAGKIAGLLFKKYPAPGIALNFSNPLDLLVATILSAQCTDVRVNEITKTLFKKYKTAADYAKADLKIFEQEIKPAGFYKNKAKMIIECCKKIIKDFSGKVPSTMEELITLPGVGRKTANVVLGGVFGRQTIAVDTHVLRVSNRLGIAHSDNPDRVEEELVRQLPHDKLTAFNLALILHGRQTCNARKPDCGVCRLYDECKWTGKAAVS
- a CDS encoding MBL fold metallo-hydrolase; translated protein: MAKDIHWLGHDTFKITGEKLIYTDPFKIKKKDTADIILITHEHYDHCSPEDVIKLQGPNTAIITTSDCAKKLSGNIKTVKPGDKITIAGIEIEAVPAYNTNKQYHTKDKGWVGYIFSVKGQRIYLAGDTDYIPEMKTFKADIALLPVSGTYVMTADEAVKAALDIKPKLAIPMHYASIVGTKDDARQFAEGLKGKIEVEILKEE